cattttaaaaaaattctccaaaataacagataatgcctcttaagaGCGTAATGCATGACGCACAATGGTACATGGTTAGTGtgattttcaattaaagacttcaAAGAGTCTTTGACTTTAtgttcagtgtttttattgtcaatgtcttcaattttaaaaatattgtaacaGGTTAAAATTATCATATAACAACTTCAAAGGATTATTGGCATGGTAGCACTCATTGTAATAAGGAAACAGTTTATGAAAGCTGTTTTAGAATGATAAGatattcaaaattaaatgttttagATTGGGAAATTTAAGATTTCAATCTTATATTAAAAAGATGAATGTAATACTGTAACTAACTTATTTCAATCGTATTTGAAATGTATTATGTCGCAAAGAACGAATCTTctcactaaataaaaaaataattttaaaaacattttaagcataTTGCTTGTAATATATGATCCAATGTTATGAATGTTATGTGACTGATGAGGACATCATCTTGAACGAAGGGGAATTGTGTAACATTGCTGAATTTTGAGGGCAATCGACCTTTTTAGTAATGTTATTATATACAAAAAATAAGGAATAGAAATACCATTCGGATTCCGATCGATTCCTATCTTTTTCATAACTGATCTATTCATCATTAAGATCCAGTTCGAACCAGTTTCGAACAATGGGAGACGGTAAAAACCCCGTGGCGCGTGTTGAGAGAACTCTCTACAACATGGATTCGGTCTATGATTTAATAAGATAATAAATTCCTACCAAATCTACACATCGTTTCCAGTTCGTTTTATTAACCAGTAGAAGGCCGATTCAACACGTTTGACAATGGTGGCAACGTTTTACATGTATATTCAGGTATATAGCTTATAAATGACGATCAATTGTGAATAAATGTTTTCCTCGCTGATTAATCGAATGTAAAGTATAGGTAACAGTTGGCTAGAGGATTCAtgcttaaaatattatatttgtttAACTACCCTACTTCTCAACTAAAACATTGGTAAAATAGGGCAAATTATTTAAGCTGTCTATAGCGTAAtgaataatattattttcttccGAAATGATAACAAATGATATGATTCTTATATTCAAACTGCATCTTAACAGGTACTATAAcatataagtattatttttcaggtgactaactttggaattaaaagtgctcaaacccattacaggtgagcgtagaaacaaattcaaagtatagacctctggaaaaggcaaccgttactactagtttcacagcataccctcacttacgatcattaggtataccgatcatcagacggataatttgtcatggtttcaactcaacacaaaagcatatacatgtatatacattctgtggtgtcgaaacCAGGACGAGCCTAGCCATGGCAGCACAGTCTTTACTCCagaagtagtcgaaagtgctcaccactataaatagtgggggcgtaatataagtattatttttcaggtgactaactttggaattaaaagtgctcaaacccattacaggtgagcgtagaaacaaattcaaagtatagacctctggaaaaggcaccgttactactagtttcacagtaaagatcattgggtataccgatcatcagacggataatttgtcctggtttcaactcaacacaaagcatatacatgtatatgcattctGTGTTGAGTTgcaaaccatgacaaattattcgtctgatgatcggtatacccaatgatcgttagtgagggtatgctgtgaaactagtagtaacggttgccttttccagaggtctatactttgaatttgtttctacgctcacctgtaatgggtttgagcacttttaattccaaagttagtcacctgaaaaataatacttatattacgcccccactatttatagtggtttttcgactacttttggagtaaagACTGTGCTGAATGGTTAGGTTTGTCCTGgtttcgacaccacagaatgtatatacatgtatatgcttttgtgttgagttgaaaccatgacaaattatccgtctgatgatcggtatacccaatgatcgtaagtgagggtatgctgtgaaactagtagtaacggttgccttttccagaggtctatactttgaatttgtttctacgctcacctgtaatgggtttgagcacttttaattccaaagttagtcacctgaaaataatacttatattacgccccactatttatagtggttgagcactttcgactacttttggagtaaagACTGTGCTGAATGGTTAGGTTTGTCCTGgtttcgacaccacagaatgtatatacatgtatatgcttttgtgttgagttgaaaccatgacaaattatccgtctgatgatcggtatacccaatgatcgtaagtgagggtatgctgtgaaactagtagtaacggttgccttttttACCTCTAACCTGGATCAAAATTAAGATTCGCTGTAACTCATTATGAATCGGATTCCAGGATCAATACGCTAATCTAATTCTAAACTTGTTGTCCCTGTAAACGGTTTCATCAACCAATTACTCTTATTCTGCTGTTCAGATACACGACAGCATCCAAACGCCTCCATCAACGCCCTCCTATATCTTGGATTAACGACATTGTATATGACAGGATTAATCGAGGCATTGATACAATTCAAAATTGTTGATATCCAGAACAACATCACACTTTTATCCTTTGTTAGAAGAACGAGTCTCCCATCACTTAGATTCTCAAAAAGTCTCTGAAGCTGGTAAAGCTGAAATGGCATCAAGCATACAAAGAAAGCCACAGCATTGAAAACCAGCATGCGTGCCACTTGTGAGTTAACCTTCTGTATCTTATTCGGCATCTGCTGTAAAGTTTCACTTATATCTGTGCGTTTCATTAAAGTCCAAATAATCAGCGTGTAGAAAACGATATTGGTACAGAATGTGATAAGAAAACAGACCACTTGTATTATTGGGTAGTTTATGAAAATCGGCGAAATTGACGAGCACCGATACAACGCTCTTGGTAAATTATGATACTGCTGACGATCGGGCCATAGTACACGGACACACTCTGCGTGAATAG
Above is a window of Amphiura filiformis chromosome 7, Afil_fr2py, whole genome shotgun sequence DNA encoding:
- the LOC140157809 gene encoding neuropeptides capa receptor-like, with translation MNTFNISNTNLAYPGTPDGETTFFDHTGCASTINLSFVSDTVIAYQLLYPESVRILTTYIVPFILTFGLLVNFSFLFTLARIKSMRTITNAYLANLSIADLCFIIFVGLRYIWTIANSPYVMRSNAGCILMDGIVYLAYFASNGIVNLVSYERYLAICHPLKYRYFNSNKRTAKMVVITWLVAFALTASMAPDAIHAECVRVLWPDRQQYHNLPRALYRCSSISPIFINYPIIQVVCFLITFCTNIVFYTLIIWTLMKRTDISETLQQMPNKIQKVNSQVARMLVFNAVAFFVCLMPFQLYQLQRLFENLSDGRLVLLTKDKSVMLFWISTILNCINASINPVIYNVVNPRYRRALMEAFGCCRVSEQQNKSNWLMKPFTGTTSLELD